The genomic region AGAATACAATCTCGACCCAAAAACAAGTCAATACCACCTCGCACGCGTTGGCAGGGGCGAGGTGCAAAGCATTATCTTTGATAAAGGTGCGCCAATGCTAAGAATGGGCGATATGATTTTACCAATGCAAAGTGCCATAGAGTTTTATAACAAGGATTATGGGCTATGAATGGGACGATGATAAATTCTTACAGCGGGATTAAAACACATCAATTTGGGCTCGATTCTCTAGCTAATAATATTGCAAATGTCAATACCATAGGTTATAGGGAAAATCAACCACAATTTGAAAGTCTTTTTGCTAGCACGATGGATTCTCTGAATGCAAATTCCCCGATAAGCAATGATTTTAACTACGGCGCGACAAAAGCAAGCAACGCCATTTCTACCAAAAGCGGAAGCTACAAAGCAAGCGATGGCGAATTTAGCTTGGCGTATGAAGGCAAGGGTTGGTTTGTCGTGGGTGAAAATAAAGACGGCTCTTTTATCATCAATGATGATGGCTATGAATCACACCAAAAAACCTACTTCACGCGCGATGGTGCTTTTATGCGCGATGGGGAGGGATATATTGTCAATTCTCGTGGGTATTATATGTATGGCGTGGATTTAGGCAAGATTGAAAATAATACTTTCACCTCCACAAATAACAGCGATGAGGACTTTTCAAACCTCGCAACTGGGAATCTTAAGCCTTTGCAGATTCCTCAAGATTTGTATTATCGTCCTGTGGCAACAACTGAAGTGAATGCTAGTATTAATCTAAATAAAACGCAAAATAGCGTCAATGCCGCGCTTGTATATAGCGATAATGATGGGCGCTTTGATGAAGCGCGCTTTTTGGGCGCGGACATCAATGGTTTTGGCGCAAATGATTCTGTGCTCGATGCTACGACTTTTGATAAGATTAAGGTTAGCGTTACAAATAATGGGCGCAAGGAAGATTATGAATTTACCTACGGACGCGACTTCCGCACTTTTGAAGAGCTAGGAAATGTATTGCTAGAGCGCGCAGGGCTTGGGCTGGATTTTTCACGCTTGCCCGATGGGAGCATTAGTCAAAAAATCGCACTTAAGGTTTTCAACGCTTCTCTAAGCACGCGTGAAATCACCATAAGCGGAAATCTCGCAGAAAAACTCGGAATCTCTGGAAGCAATGAAAGCTTTAAAAGCGGAGTAGATTCTCCTTATAGCGAAAATAAGCAGTATGCAAATGGTGATATTATCAACACACGCGGGATAGTTTTGCGCTATCTTGGAGTAAGTGGCAATAGTAATCCACTTGAAGATAGAGCAAATTGGGAAGTGGTAGATTCTAGTGCGCTTGGCGAATGGAAAGAATATACAAGCTACAAAGTGGGCGAGCTGACAAACTTTGAAGGCAAAATCTATGAAAAAATAGAATCTAATGGCTCACAACGCCCAACTGAAGGTGGTTGGATGGAAATTGCAGAATCTGCGCGCGTATTACCTGAAGAATATGACGCTACGCAAAATTACGCACCAAAAGCAATTGTGAAATTTCAAGGGACGCTATATGAGCGACAAGTGGATGGAAACTCAAATCCGCGCGAAGATTTAGTAGGCTGGAAAGCGCTAAACAACGACAGCTTTGAAAGCGCGTATTTGGAAGTGCCAAATTATCAGAGTAATATTGAAATTTTTGATGAGAGTGGGGCAAAATTTTTGCTTCAAAGCCGCTATTATTTGATAAATTCCGCAAATACCACCACACAACCCCCACAAAATGAGCATTGGGAAGTGCGCACGCAGATTTTTGATAAAGATGGCGCTATCCCTGTGGGGCAGGAAATACGTCACGA from Helicobacter himalayensis harbors:
- a CDS encoding flagellar hook-basal body complex protein, with amino-acid sequence MNGTMINSYSGIKTHQFGLDSLANNIANVNTIGYRENQPQFESLFASTMDSLNANSPISNDFNYGATKASNAISTKSGSYKASDGEFSLAYEGKGWFVVGENKDGSFIINDDGYESHQKTYFTRDGAFMRDGEGYIVNSRGYYMYGVDLGKIENNTFTSTNNSDEDFSNLATGNLKPLQIPQDLYYRPVATTEVNASINLNKTQNSVNAALVYSDNDGRFDEARFLGADINGFGANDSVLDATTFDKIKVSVTNNGRKEDYEFTYGRDFRTFEELGNVLLERAGLGLDFSRLPDGSISQKIALKVFNASLSTREITISGNLAEKLGISGSNESFKSGVDSPYSENKQYANGDIINTRGIVLRYLGVSGNSNPLEDRANWEVVDSSALGEWKEYTSYKVGELTNFEGKIYEKIESNGSQRPTEGGWMEIAESARVLPEEYDATQNYAPKAIVKFQGTLYERQVDGNSNPREDLVGWKALNNDSFESAYLEVPNYQSNIEIFDESGAKFLLQSRYYLINSANTTTQPPQNEHWEVRTQIFDKDGAIPVGQEIRHEISFDANNNAISEPIVLEFDNRQVRYNLAGTPEKHSSNRLYQDSQILATTQDGRSEGHLQDLRIDKDGIIFLSFTNGATESFGRVGISAFVNDQGLKKVGGNMFEMSEISNDGNTYISSGRPLLGWNGQHLRFGSVLHKYLETSNVDVGNALTDLVVMQRGYSMNAKAFTTGDDLLKEAINLKR